A region from the Gemmatimonadota bacterium genome encodes:
- a CDS encoding methylmalonyl-CoA mutase family protein, which yields MSIVEKDALSRLESELEEREAEVRRLRGELARWYERYEGAPKRDTLFTTVSGREVAPLYTPLDVNGEPYLDRTGLPGEYPFTRGPYATMYRTRLWTMRQFAGFATAEETNARYKYLLDHGQTGLSVAFDFPTLMGYDSDHPRSLGEVGVCGVAISSLADMERLFEGIPLDQVSVSMTINGPAVILFCFYVAAAERQGIDASVLRGTVQNDILKEYQAQHAWVYPPDPALRLIVDMFQWCSENAPKYNPISISGYHIREAGATAAQELAFTLRNGFEYVERGMARGLDVDEFAPRLSYFFDVHNDFFEEIAKFRAARRIWARTLREKYGSQSPESWRLRTHAQTAGVTLTAQQPENNIVRVAYQALAAVLGGTQSLHTNSMDETLALPTEKAVRIALRTQQVLAYETGVPNTIDPLAGSYYVEALTDELEAEAEAIFRRIDELGGVVPGIEQGWFQSEIARSAMQQQKEIEARARTIVGVNDFEEGNEDVSIDTLKIEPGVEQRQRARMAELRARRDAARVEETLKALEQAARGQENLVPYILECARAEATLYEIRHAMERVFGSYKEPVFF from the coding sequence ATGTCGATTGTCGAGAAGGACGCGCTCAGCCGGCTGGAGTCCGAGCTGGAGGAGCGAGAAGCCGAGGTGCGGCGCCTTCGCGGCGAGTTGGCCCGCTGGTACGAGCGCTACGAAGGTGCGCCCAAGCGCGACACGCTGTTCACCACCGTGTCGGGCCGTGAGGTGGCACCCCTCTACACGCCCCTCGACGTCAACGGCGAGCCCTATCTGGACCGGACCGGGCTACCGGGCGAGTACCCGTTCACACGGGGACCCTACGCCACCATGTACCGCACCCGTCTCTGGACCATGCGCCAGTTCGCCGGGTTCGCGACGGCCGAGGAGACCAACGCCCGCTACAAGTACCTGCTCGACCACGGCCAGACCGGGTTGTCGGTCGCCTTCGACTTCCCGACGCTGATGGGCTACGACTCCGACCATCCCCGCTCGTTGGGAGAGGTCGGAGTGTGTGGCGTGGCCATCAGCTCGCTCGCCGACATGGAGCGGCTGTTCGAGGGCATCCCGCTCGACCAGGTGTCGGTCTCCATGACCATCAACGGTCCCGCGGTCATCCTCTTCTGCTTCTACGTGGCCGCCGCGGAGCGCCAGGGCATCGACGCGTCCGTGCTGCGGGGAACGGTCCAGAACGACATCCTGAAGGAATACCAGGCGCAGCACGCCTGGGTGTATCCGCCGGACCCGGCGTTGCGCCTGATCGTGGACATGTTCCAGTGGTGTTCCGAGAACGCCCCCAAGTACAACCCCATCTCCATCTCCGGATACCACATTCGTGAGGCGGGCGCCACGGCGGCCCAGGAGCTCGCGTTCACTCTGCGCAACGGCTTCGAATACGTGGAGCGGGGCATGGCCCGCGGGCTGGACGTGGATGAGTTCGCGCCCCGGCTGTCCTACTTCTTCGATGTGCACAACGACTTCTTCGAGGAGATCGCGAAGTTCCGGGCGGCCCGTCGCATCTGGGCGCGCACGCTGCGCGAGAAGTACGGGTCGCAAAGCCCCGAGTCGTGGCGCCTGCGCACGCACGCGCAGACGGCTGGCGTCACGCTGACCGCTCAGCAGCCGGAGAACAACATCGTGCGGGTGGCTTACCAGGCGCTTGCGGCGGTGTTGGGCGGGACCCAGTCCCTTCATACGAACTCGATGGACGAGACGCTGGCGCTGCCCACCGAGAAGGCGGTCCGCATCGCGCTGCGCACGCAGCAGGTCCTGGCCTATGAGACGGGGGTGCCGAACACCATCGATCCGCTGGCGGGCTCCTACTACGTGGAAGCCCTGACGGACGAGCTGGAGGCGGAGGCGGAAGCCATCTTCCGGCGCATCGACGAGCTGGGCGGCGTGGTGCCCGGGATCGAGCAGGGTTGGTTTCAGTCGGAGATCGCGCGCTCGGCGATGCAGCAACAGAAGGAGATCGAGGCGAGGGCGCGCACGATCGTCGGCGTCAACGACTTCGAAGAAGGGAACGAGGACGTGTCCATCGACACCCTGAAGATCGAGCCGGGTGTGGAGCAGCGGCAGCGGGCCCGCATGGCCGAGTTGCGGGCGCGCCGTGACGCGGCGCGTGTGGAGGAGACGCTGAAAGCACTGGAGCAGGCCGCGCGGGGCCAGGAGAATCTGGTGCCGTACATTCTGGAATGCGCCCGTGCGGAAGCGACGCTCTACGAGATCCGTCATGCGATGGAGCGCGTGTTCGGGAGCTACAAGGAACCGGTCTTTTTCTGA
- the meaB gene encoding methylmalonyl Co-A mutase-associated GTPase MeaB, with the protein MKALEPLTPALEEVLDRFRAGQRLGLARAITAVEAERPGFQALLHAATRGGPRGRRIGFTGPPGAGKSSLVAQVATACRARGETVGIVAVDPTSPFSGGALLGDRIRMNELATDPGIFIRSMATRGSLGGLATATEEVIDLMDGFGFDRVIVETVGVGQTELEIQSAADTVVVTLVPESGDGIQAMKAGLMEIADIFVVNKSDRPGADRLVKELALAIHLRTGEALRDVPAHHGVQLTPRPAAPAAARVDEESPWEIPVLKTVAQTGQGVSELLEALDRHRDHLEASGALKERRRARAAARVLSVVERQLGRLAWQQPGARRILDRGLDAIEAGGGTPYSVAEDVVQNLLGAKG; encoded by the coding sequence GTGAAGGCTCTGGAGCCGCTCACTCCGGCGCTGGAGGAGGTCCTGGACCGGTTTCGCGCGGGCCAGCGGCTCGGCCTCGCTCGCGCGATCACCGCCGTGGAGGCGGAGCGGCCGGGCTTCCAGGCTCTGCTGCACGCGGCGACGCGCGGCGGACCCCGCGGCCGACGCATCGGCTTCACCGGCCCGCCCGGGGCGGGGAAGTCGAGCCTGGTGGCGCAGGTCGCCACCGCCTGCCGCGCCCGTGGAGAGACGGTGGGGATCGTGGCGGTGGACCCCACGTCGCCGTTCTCCGGTGGAGCGCTGCTGGGCGACCGCATCCGCATGAACGAGCTCGCCACCGATCCCGGCATCTTCATCCGCTCCATGGCCACGCGCGGATCGTTGGGCGGGCTGGCGACCGCCACCGAGGAGGTCATCGACCTCATGGACGGCTTCGGCTTCGACCGGGTGATCGTCGAGACGGTGGGCGTGGGCCAGACGGAGCTGGAGATCCAGTCCGCGGCCGACACGGTGGTGGTGACGCTGGTGCCGGAGTCGGGCGACGGGATCCAGGCCATGAAGGCGGGCCTCATGGAGATCGCCGACATCTTCGTCGTCAACAAGTCGGATCGCCCCGGGGCCGACCGCCTGGTCAAGGAGCTCGCGCTGGCCATCCACCTGCGCACGGGGGAAGCCCTCCGCGACGTTCCGGCGCACCACGGCGTCCAGCTCACGCCGCGCCCCGCGGCGCCGGCGGCTGCGCGGGTCGATGAGGAGTCTCCCTGGGAGATCCCCGTTCTCAAGACGGTGGCCCAGACGGGGCAGGGGGTGTCCGAGCTCCTGGAGGCACTGGACCGGCACCGGGACCATCTGGAGGCGTCAGGCGCGCTCAAGGAGCGTCGACGCGCACGGGCGGCGGCCCGGGTCCTCAGCGTGGTGGAGCGGCAGCTGGGCCGCTTGGCCTGGCAGCAGCCCGGGGCCCGCCGCATCCTGGATCGGGGCCTCGACGCGATCGAAGCAGGGGGCGGCACCCCCTACTCCGTTGCGGAGGACGTGGTCCAGAACCTGCTCGGGGCCAAGGGGTAA
- a CDS encoding AarF/UbiB family protein has protein sequence MSRFARTFGVARRLLPFVFAFLRDRRRWVVLGRPARRTEEQHQRRADRLSATIADLGPTFIKLAQLLSTRADILPEPYLSAIARLQDRVPPVPSAGILAVLEGELGKPVDEVLEDFDREPIAAASLGQVHRARAEGRDVVVKVLRPGVEDLVALDLDISFRLLYWLNVVFPNHHVRALTATVREFSVKVREEMDFRSEAENMRRFHHFFDNDRRFRVPEVLPAFTRQRVLVMEFTPGTKIDQLQTQFAEGRLDFRQVMENLTGLYLRMMMVDGFLHADPHPGNLLVQDDGTIVILDWGMVLDVPRWTRESILHIALAVEREDLDAIINEMYKLGMMSPEVSRGEVREAALEILRIMERAQGSNRERIEEIVHEIYDTFYTWPLILPQELVYFFRASVLLEGIGILYDRNFDGLGLIRVVIRGLRRQILDTTRREPTAMARDAVGEVGHVVRAVLQILERAEREELRVRMHPRDVQAQERFLHLQARRLLLSIFASVTAVISSVIYLAVRNVWLLAGGLVISLLMFLLVLFIPTHLLENPLRHARGIRPGGSS, from the coding sequence GTGAGTCGCTTCGCGCGCACGTTCGGAGTCGCACGGCGGCTGCTCCCCTTCGTGTTCGCGTTCCTGCGCGATCGCCGGCGCTGGGTGGTGTTGGGTCGGCCCGCCCGCCGCACCGAGGAGCAGCACCAGAGGCGCGCCGACCGGTTGAGTGCCACCATCGCCGATCTCGGCCCCACGTTCATCAAGCTGGCGCAGCTTCTGAGCACGCGCGCCGACATCCTGCCCGAGCCCTATCTCTCCGCGATCGCGCGCCTGCAGGACCGCGTCCCCCCGGTTCCGTCCGCCGGCATCCTCGCGGTGCTGGAAGGGGAGCTGGGCAAGCCCGTCGACGAAGTGCTCGAGGATTTCGATCGCGAACCCATCGCCGCGGCCAGCCTCGGACAGGTCCATCGGGCGCGAGCCGAGGGCCGTGACGTCGTGGTCAAGGTGCTGCGGCCGGGCGTCGAGGATCTGGTGGCGCTGGACCTGGACATCTCCTTCCGGCTCCTGTACTGGCTGAACGTCGTCTTCCCCAACCATCACGTGCGGGCGTTGACCGCCACGGTGCGGGAATTCTCGGTCAAGGTGCGCGAGGAGATGGATTTCCGGTCGGAGGCGGAGAACATGCGCCGCTTCCATCACTTCTTCGACAACGACCGACGCTTCCGGGTGCCGGAGGTGTTGCCGGCGTTCACCCGCCAGCGGGTGCTGGTGATGGAGTTCACGCCGGGCACCAAGATCGACCAGCTCCAGACGCAGTTCGCCGAAGGGCGGCTCGACTTCCGGCAGGTGATGGAGAACCTGACCGGTCTCTATCTGCGCATGATGATGGTGGACGGGTTCCTGCACGCCGATCCCCATCCGGGCAACCTGCTGGTCCAGGACGACGGCACGATCGTCATCCTCGATTGGGGCATGGTGCTCGACGTGCCCCGCTGGACACGTGAGTCGATCCTGCACATCGCGTTGGCCGTGGAACGCGAAGACCTCGATGCCATCATCAACGAGATGTACAAGCTCGGGATGATGAGCCCCGAGGTGTCCCGTGGCGAGGTACGGGAGGCCGCCCTCGAGATCCTGCGCATCATGGAGCGGGCCCAGGGCAGCAACCGGGAGCGCATCGAAGAGATCGTCCACGAGATCTACGACACGTTCTACACCTGGCCGCTGATCCTGCCGCAGGAGCTCGTGTACTTCTTCCGAGCGTCCGTGCTCCTGGAAGGGATCGGGATCCTCTACGATCGCAACTTCGACGGCCTGGGGTTGATCCGGGTGGTGATTCGCGGTCTGCGCCGCCAGATCCTGGACACGACCCGCCGCGAGCCCACCGCCATGGCCCGCGACGCCGTGGGCGAGGTGGGCCACGTGGTTCGCGCAGTCCTGCAGATCCTGGAGCGAGCCGAACGAGAGGAGTTGCGCGTGCGCATGCACCCGCGCGACGTGCAGGCCCAGGAGCGCTTCCTGCACCTGCAGGCCAGGCGCCTGTTGCTCTCCATCTTCGCGTCGGTGACGGCGGTCATCTCCTCGGTGATCTATCTTGCCGTCCGCAATGTGTGGCTGTTGGCCGGTGGACTGGTGATCTCCCTGCTCATGTTCCTGCTCGTGCTCTTCATTCCCACGCACCTTCTCGAGAATCCGCTGCGCCATGCGCGGGGCATTCGTCCCGGAGGCTCCTCGTGA
- the mgtE gene encoding magnesium transporter: protein MAAELVRDEAHRLELLTARAEAGDDAGVVELLAALHPSDIADLLESIAPEALQLAIVRALPAELASEALAEMEEGDERAELLAALAPERGAALIQELEVDDAADLIGELDPPEQDRILAELPADDAGELRDLLRYGEETAGGLMTTDLVAILSTLNAGEAIAEVRRQGQEVGDFYAVFVVDGQHQLLGTVPLNDLILADPGVRVSELVVPVPIEVEADTDQEEVGRLMARYNLVSVPVVDAGRHLLGRITFDDVLDVLEAEQTEDLLRLAGVGDEEEVRGGWVDAVRSRAPWLGLNLLTASIAASVIWMFADTVEGDVALIFVMPIIAALGGNAGVQSLAVTLRRITLAEGDMGERPWSAVGKEVLVGLANGALIGGIAATLGTVLFGQPRLGLVVLLAMWGNLVVASFAGAFVPTFLSRVGLDPAVASSVFVQTFTDLCGFLLLLGLATALLL from the coding sequence GTGGCCGCTGAGCTCGTGCGCGACGAAGCGCACCGCCTGGAACTGCTCACCGCCCGGGCCGAGGCCGGTGACGACGCCGGCGTTGTGGAGCTCCTGGCCGCGCTGCACCCGAGCGATATCGCCGACCTCCTCGAGTCGATCGCACCCGAAGCGCTGCAGTTGGCCATCGTGCGCGCGCTTCCCGCCGAGCTGGCCTCGGAAGCGCTGGCCGAGATGGAGGAGGGCGACGAGCGGGCCGAGCTGCTGGCGGCGCTGGCGCCCGAGCGCGGTGCGGCGCTCATCCAGGAGTTGGAGGTCGACGACGCGGCCGACCTCATCGGCGAGCTGGATCCGCCCGAGCAGGACCGCATCCTGGCGGAGCTGCCCGCGGACGATGCCGGCGAGTTGCGCGACCTCCTGCGCTACGGCGAGGAGACTGCCGGTGGTCTGATGACCACCGACCTGGTGGCCATCCTCTCGACGTTGAACGCGGGAGAGGCGATCGCGGAAGTGAGACGGCAGGGTCAGGAGGTCGGCGACTTCTACGCGGTCTTCGTGGTCGACGGGCAGCACCAGCTGCTGGGCACCGTTCCGCTCAACGACCTGATCCTGGCCGACCCGGGCGTACGGGTGTCGGAACTGGTGGTGCCGGTCCCCATCGAGGTGGAGGCGGACACCGACCAGGAGGAAGTGGGACGGTTGATGGCCCGCTACAACCTGGTCAGCGTGCCCGTGGTCGATGCCGGCCGCCACCTGCTGGGCCGCATCACCTTCGACGACGTACTGGACGTGCTCGAGGCGGAGCAGACCGAGGACCTGCTGCGCTTGGCCGGTGTCGGCGACGAAGAGGAAGTCCGAGGGGGCTGGGTGGACGCCGTGCGCTCGCGGGCACCCTGGCTCGGTCTCAACCTGCTGACCGCCTCCATCGCCGCTTCGGTGATCTGGATGTTCGCGGATACGGTGGAAGGGGACGTCGCCCTCATCTTCGTCATGCCGATCATCGCGGCGCTCGGTGGCAACGCCGGCGTGCAGTCGCTCGCGGTGACCCTCCGGCGCATCACGCTTGCCGAGGGCGACATGGGCGAACGCCCCTGGAGCGCCGTGGGCAAGGAGGTATTGGTCGGCTTGGCCAACGGCGCCCTCATCGGCGGCATCGCTGCCACCTTGGGCACAGTGTTGTTCGGGCAGCCACGGCTCGGTCTGGTGGTGCTGCTGGCCATGTGGGGGAATCTGGTGGTAGCGAGCTTCGCCGGTGCCTTCGTGCCCACGTTCCTCAGCCGCGTCGGCCTGGATCCGGCCGTGGCCTCCTCGGTGTTCGTGCAGACCTTCACCGACCTCTGCGGCTTCCTGTTGCTCCTGGGCCTCGCCACGGCCCTGCTGTTGTGA
- the ybeY gene encoding rRNA maturation RNase YbeY, whose translation MTQVLVNVEGFAGVDAGVLERSVRAVLDRHEVKEGEVSLTLQDDHGIQALNARYLGHDRPTDVISFALHEAGEPPLGDIYIGYEQAVRQSTELEVPLSQELVRLAVHGTLHLLGFDHPEGEDRFASEFFSLQESLVQDVDPTNGGGRGR comes from the coding sequence GTGACCCAGGTGCTCGTCAACGTCGAAGGGTTCGCCGGCGTCGATGCTGGCGTTCTCGAGCGCTCCGTGCGCGCGGTGCTGGACCGGCACGAGGTGAAGGAGGGCGAAGTGTCCCTCACCCTTCAGGACGACCACGGCATCCAGGCGTTGAACGCACGCTATCTGGGACACGACCGACCCACGGACGTGATCAGCTTCGCGCTCCACGAGGCGGGAGAGCCCCCGCTCGGAGACATCTACATCGGCTACGAGCAGGCAGTCCGGCAAAGCACGGAGCTCGAAGTACCGCTGTCCCAGGAACTGGTGCGCTTGGCCGTGCACGGGACGCTGCACCTTCTCGGGTTCGACCACCCGGAGGGAGAGGACCGCTTCGCGAGCGAGTTCTTCTCCCTCCAGGAGTCGCTGGTCCAGGACGTCGATCCCACCAACGGGGGTGGACGTGGCCGCTGA
- a CDS encoding HDIG domain-containing protein translates to MNAPGQRVLGRLSGPARSERVGSWSFHGARALLVLLLAVFISLTFPAVPRTNLEGYSKGRVAPETVIARFNFAVPKSPEELERERAEAAAGIAPTFDVRPTAVDSMSAGLERFFTRLEEVATREGATPDAVRAFVSEAGVPASPAQVAVLANEGARQALRTTALRATRELLPAGVHEAVDPVYASAEQLRLREGERDRTVDRSSVMSVGEFYDAAARRLPVAVASPDAQNLLRLVLIRFMVPSLDFNAVITREERSRAQSAVQLIKTNVLAGEAIVRANEQIGDEELARLDAYAEAQRALGVASTGGWRLSGLVGSTLFHALLLTVFGALLFFFREGVYRNYRWLLVLSALAAAYFAVAAVIGSRGLPYELLPVPFVALTVAVLWDGRMALIFAVLLAVMTGALRPFDAEIVTPTLLVAGSAGALSVRVVRRRSQFWAFMLIIAVAHALAILGVWLMEGRDGAELLTALPWAGLGAAASAILAMGFLPVFEWFTGITTPQTLLEWADPTRPLLGRLAREAPGTYAHTIAVANVAEAAATAIGADGLLCRVGAFYHDVGKMLKPQYFIENQPGTRNPHDQLKPEMSAALVREHVTEGFRLAKESRVPPVILDFILEHHGTQAIGFFREKALEEKGSGAELPAEVFEYPGPRPQTKETAILMLADSVESAARALQDPTRERIRELVTGLIDAKIANGQLDEAPLTLGEIGRVREEIIKVLEGMYHQRIDYPSTRHLTDAPDGSSRTGGAPS, encoded by the coding sequence GTGAACGCCCCCGGCCAGCGGGTGTTGGGCCGGCTCTCCGGCCCGGCCCGGAGCGAGCGCGTGGGCTCGTGGAGTTTCCATGGCGCCCGCGCGTTGCTGGTGCTTCTGCTGGCCGTGTTCATCTCGCTGACCTTCCCGGCGGTGCCGCGCACCAATCTGGAGGGCTACTCCAAAGGGCGGGTGGCGCCGGAGACCGTCATCGCGCGCTTCAACTTCGCCGTGCCCAAGTCGCCGGAGGAGCTGGAGCGCGAGCGGGCGGAGGCGGCCGCGGGCATCGCGCCCACCTTCGACGTTCGCCCCACCGCGGTCGACTCCATGAGCGCGGGGCTGGAGCGCTTCTTCACCCGGCTGGAGGAGGTCGCCACGCGCGAGGGCGCCACACCCGATGCCGTGCGTGCCTTCGTCTCCGAGGCGGGCGTGCCGGCCTCGCCGGCCCAGGTGGCAGTGCTCGCCAACGAGGGGGCACGTCAGGCGCTCAGGACGACGGCACTGCGGGCAACGCGGGAGCTGCTGCCCGCGGGCGTGCACGAGGCTGTCGACCCCGTCTATGCCTCGGCGGAACAGCTGCGCCTGCGCGAAGGCGAGCGGGACCGCACGGTCGACCGCAGCTCGGTCATGTCGGTGGGAGAGTTCTACGATGCCGCCGCGCGACGCCTCCCGGTGGCCGTGGCCTCACCGGACGCGCAGAACCTGCTGCGCTTGGTGCTCATCCGCTTCATGGTGCCGTCGCTGGACTTCAACGCGGTCATCACGCGCGAAGAGCGCTCCCGCGCCCAGAGCGCCGTGCAGCTGATCAAGACCAACGTGTTGGCCGGCGAAGCCATCGTCCGGGCCAACGAGCAGATCGGCGACGAGGAGCTGGCACGGCTGGACGCCTACGCGGAGGCGCAGCGGGCGCTGGGCGTTGCGTCTACCGGCGGCTGGCGCCTCTCTGGCCTGGTGGGGAGCACCCTGTTCCATGCCCTGCTGCTGACGGTGTTCGGCGCACTGCTCTTCTTTTTCCGCGAGGGCGTGTACCGCAACTACCGGTGGCTGCTGGTCCTGTCGGCGTTGGCCGCCGCCTACTTCGCGGTGGCGGCCGTGATCGGCTCGCGGGGGCTCCCCTACGAGTTGCTCCCCGTACCCTTCGTGGCGCTCACAGTGGCAGTGCTGTGGGATGGCCGCATGGCGTTGATCTTCGCCGTGCTTCTCGCCGTCATGACCGGGGCGCTGCGACCGTTCGATGCCGAGATCGTCACGCCGACGCTGCTGGTGGCGGGGTCGGCCGGGGCGTTGTCCGTGCGCGTGGTGCGTCGGCGCTCCCAGTTCTGGGCGTTCATGCTGATCATCGCCGTCGCGCATGCGCTGGCGATCCTCGGTGTGTGGCTCATGGAGGGGCGCGATGGCGCCGAGCTGCTGACGGCGCTGCCCTGGGCAGGCCTGGGAGCCGCGGCCAGCGCCATCCTGGCGATGGGGTTCCTGCCCGTCTTCGAATGGTTCACGGGCATCACCACGCCGCAGACGCTGCTGGAGTGGGCGGATCCCACGCGCCCGCTGTTGGGACGTCTGGCGCGCGAGGCGCCGGGCACCTACGCGCACACCATCGCCGTGGCCAATGTCGCCGAGGCGGCCGCCACCGCGATCGGGGCCGACGGACTGCTGTGCCGGGTCGGGGCCTTCTACCACGACGTGGGGAAGATGCTCAAGCCCCAGTACTTCATCGAGAACCAACCCGGCACGCGCAACCCCCATGATCAGCTGAAGCCCGAGATGTCCGCGGCGCTGGTGCGCGAGCACGTCACCGAGGGCTTTCGCCTGGCCAAGGAGTCGCGTGTGCCGCCCGTGATCCTGGACTTCATCCTCGAGCACCACGGAACGCAGGCGATCGGGTTCTTCCGTGAGAAGGCGCTGGAAGAGAAGGGGAGCGGCGCCGAGTTGCCTGCCGAGGTGTTCGAGTATCCCGGCCCGCGTCCGCAGACCAAGGAGACGGCGATCCTCATGCTGGCGGATTCGGTGGAGTCGGCGGCCCGCGCGCTGCAGGATCCCACCCGTGAGCGCATCCGCGAGCTGGTCACCGGCCTGATCGACGCCAAGATCGCCAACGGACAGTTGGATGAGGCGCCGCTCACCCTGGGAGAGATCGGCCGGGTACGCGAGGAGATCATCAAGGTGCTGGAGGGCATGTACCACCAGCGCATCGACTATCCGTCCACCCGCCACCTGACCGACGCGCCGGACGGGAGCAGCCGCACGGGTGGAGCGCCGTCGTGA